The following proteins are co-located in the Xanthocytophaga agilis genome:
- a CDS encoding aldo/keto reductase codes for MILRNIPSTGETLPIIGLGTWSTFDVTRPAEHTPLEQVLQAVVQTTKGALIDSSPMYGRAEEVVGNLTQSSKLNEDFFYATKVWTTGKEEGIQQMESSLKKMQRKQMDLMQIHNLTDWKTHLTTLRDWKEQGKIRYLGITHYTDSMHSELEKVIMTEKIDFVQFNYSITSRNAEKRLLAAAADKGVATLINRPLGEGALFTMVRGKALPEWAKDYDIHSWTQFFLKFIASHPAVTCIIPATRKPAHAADNMQAGQGKLPDQTIREKMVTFIESL; via the coding sequence ATGATACTTCGAAACATCCCTTCTACAGGTGAAACATTGCCTATAATTGGATTAGGCACCTGGTCTACTTTTGATGTGACACGTCCTGCAGAGCATACACCATTAGAACAAGTCTTACAAGCAGTGGTTCAAACAACAAAAGGGGCTCTTATTGATAGCTCACCTATGTATGGACGAGCAGAAGAGGTAGTAGGCAATCTGACTCAGTCTTCAAAATTGAATGAAGACTTCTTTTATGCAACCAAGGTATGGACTACAGGCAAGGAGGAAGGTATACAACAAATGGAGAGTTCATTAAAAAAGATGCAGCGTAAGCAAATGGATCTGATGCAAATTCACAATCTGACTGATTGGAAAACTCACCTGACCACTTTGAGAGATTGGAAAGAACAGGGAAAAATCCGCTATCTGGGCATTACACATTATACCGATTCCATGCATTCAGAACTGGAGAAAGTTATAATGACTGAAAAAATAGATTTTGTTCAGTTCAATTATTCCATTACTTCGCGAAATGCAGAGAAAAGATTGTTAGCTGCAGCAGCCGATAAAGGAGTGGCCACATTAATAAATCGCCCACTCGGGGAAGGTGCTTTGTTTACAATGGTACGAGGTAAAGCGCTTCCAGAATGGGCTAAAGACTATGATATTCATTCCTGGACACAATTTTTCTTAAAATTTATAGCTTCTCATCCTGCTGTAACCTGTATCATTCCTGCTACACGAAAACCTGCCCATGCAGCAGATAATATGCAGGCAGGTCAGGGAAAGTTACCAGATCAAACTATACGTGAAAAGATGGTAACATTTATTGAATCACTTTAA
- a CDS encoding amidohydrolase family protein has protein sequence MKLFCKPIWLSFLISGILSLTALGQTTVLKNVTVIDGTGNKPHTNQNVEIKADKIVSITNARGATPKGATIIDMTGKSIMPMIINSHGHLGNLKGTTTKRENFTHENIERQLVQYEKYGVSAILSLGSDHAAIWSLRDSSRNGLLKGATIYTAGYGFGVANGAPPVDYGMDDVLRPQSADEVPAIMQKLASLKPDIIKIWVDDLGGRSTKMEPAIYEAIIREAHKHNIRVAAHLYYLEDAKKLVAAGLDVIAHSIRDKEVDDALLTEMKKKGIIYIPTLSLDEFAFSYGGQPEWINDPFFKNALEPGVYEMITSKEYQDKTANAPNYQKNIAAFKTALINVKKIYNAGIMIALGTDSGANPIRPQGFSEHFEMGLLVQAGLTPLQAITIATQNSATFLKVNTQMGTLAQGKKANFIVLDKDPSGNIKNTQSIQSVWRNGKKVQDFQ, from the coding sequence ATGAAATTATTCTGTAAACCTATTTGGCTCTCTTTTCTGATAAGTGGTATTCTGTCACTTACAGCCTTAGGACAAACAACCGTTTTAAAGAATGTGACTGTTATAGATGGTACAGGTAATAAACCACATACCAATCAAAATGTGGAAATAAAAGCAGATAAAATTGTATCCATTACAAATGCCAGAGGTGCAACCCCCAAAGGTGCAACAATTATTGATATGACAGGCAAGAGTATTATGCCTATGATTATCAACTCTCATGGGCACCTTGGAAATCTGAAGGGAACCACAACCAAGCGCGAGAACTTTACCCATGAAAATATAGAGCGACAACTGGTTCAGTATGAAAAGTATGGTGTTAGTGCCATCTTATCACTGGGATCAGATCATGCAGCGATCTGGAGTTTACGAGATTCTTCACGCAATGGATTGTTGAAAGGTGCCACTATTTATACAGCAGGGTATGGGTTTGGTGTAGCCAATGGTGCACCTCCTGTAGATTATGGTATGGATGACGTACTCCGTCCCCAATCAGCAGATGAAGTTCCTGCCATAATGCAAAAGCTGGCATCCTTAAAACCAGATATAATAAAAATATGGGTAGATGATCTGGGTGGACGTTCTACCAAAATGGAACCTGCTATCTATGAAGCCATTATTCGGGAAGCACATAAACACAACATCCGGGTGGCAGCTCACCTCTACTATCTCGAAGATGCAAAGAAACTCGTAGCAGCCGGACTTGATGTTATAGCACATAGTATTCGGGATAAAGAAGTAGATGATGCACTATTGACAGAGATGAAAAAGAAAGGCATAATCTACATCCCCACCCTTTCACTAGATGAGTTTGCATTTAGCTATGGAGGCCAACCAGAATGGATAAATGATCCATTCTTTAAAAATGCACTTGAGCCTGGTGTCTATGAAATGATTACCAGCAAAGAATATCAGGATAAAACCGCAAATGCTCCTAACTACCAGAAAAATATTGCCGCATTCAAAACAGCTCTTATCAATGTCAAAAAAATATATAATGCAGGAATTATGATTGCATTAGGTACAGATTCCGGAGCCAACCCTATCCGACCGCAGGGATTTTCCGAACATTTTGAAATGGGTTTGCTGGTTCAGGCAGGTTTAACTCCTCTACAAGCTATTACCATAGCGACTCAGAATTCAGCTACTTTTCTAAAAGTAAATACACAAATGGGTACGTTAGCTCAAGGAAAAAAAGCGAATTTCATCGTACTGGATAAAGATCCTTCCGGAAATATCAAAAATACTCAATCTATTCAAAGTGTCTGGCGGAATGGCAAGAAGGTACAGGACTTTCAATAA
- a CDS encoding AAA domain-containing protein yields the protein MDYFKKLQELLSIEREEDKLQYQRLTEQSSVTERRANGLTWYPIAIKGTEISRGDYIMVEVERPTNQDISHQFRTGIPAALFSNHDQKNDRAEGTISYVGNNRLKITLRTDELPEWSKDGKLGVDVLFDDNSYDEMQAALKQATTLAETKDGTLVQILTGSKKPTFKAEPIPFNHPRLNVSQNTAVEKILTANDLAIVHGPPGTGKTTTLVQAIKALIKQEGNKILVCAPSNAAVDLLSDKLSQEGLNVVRIGNPARVSERLMSLTLDHKMAEHDLMKEAKKLKKQAQEYKNMAHKYKRNFGREEREQRKLLFDEAHKILKEIGKTEQYIIEDITNKAQVITATLVGANHYTIADMKFHTAIIDEAGQALEPACWIPILKAQKVILAGDHCQLPPTIKSIEAAQRGFNHTLLEKCVALHPEAVSLLTEQYRMHEHIMGYSSRVFYQNRLQAHSSVANHLLHTTDKPVAFIDTAGCGFDEKLDGTSTTNPEEASLLIKHLTQLVTELQSHYTLDTFPSIAIISPYKQQVNIIKDLLDHSPDLEPYMPRIAVNTVDSFQGQERDIVYISMTRSNEKGEIGFLSDIRRMNVAMTRARKKLIVIGDSATLAQFPFYGDFISYAEGIDAYQSAWEFV from the coding sequence ATGGATTATTTCAAAAAACTACAGGAACTCCTTTCCATCGAACGCGAAGAAGATAAACTTCAATATCAAAGACTTACCGAACAGTCATCTGTCACCGAACGCAGAGCTAACGGACTCACATGGTATCCCATTGCCATTAAAGGAACTGAAATCAGCAGAGGTGACTATATAATGGTAGAAGTAGAACGCCCCACCAATCAGGATATCTCACATCAGTTTCGGACAGGTATCCCAGCTGCCTTATTCAGTAATCATGATCAAAAAAATGACCGGGCAGAAGGGACCATTTCCTATGTAGGCAACAATCGTCTGAAAATTACTTTACGTACTGATGAACTACCTGAATGGTCAAAAGATGGTAAGTTGGGAGTAGATGTACTCTTTGATGATAACAGCTATGATGAAATGCAGGCAGCTCTAAAACAAGCTACAACGCTAGCTGAAACAAAAGATGGTACTCTGGTTCAAATTCTGACAGGTAGTAAAAAACCTACCTTTAAAGCAGAGCCTATTCCTTTCAATCATCCCCGTCTTAACGTATCCCAGAATACAGCTGTTGAGAAGATACTTACAGCAAACGATCTGGCCATTGTACATGGTCCTCCCGGAACTGGAAAGACCACCACATTGGTACAGGCAATTAAAGCCCTGATCAAACAAGAAGGCAATAAAATACTGGTATGTGCACCCAGCAATGCAGCTGTAGATCTGCTAAGTGACAAGCTTTCACAGGAAGGTCTGAATGTAGTACGTATCGGTAATCCGGCACGGGTTAGTGAGAGACTTATGTCACTAACATTGGATCATAAAATGGCTGAACATGACCTGATGAAAGAAGCTAAAAAGCTCAAAAAACAGGCTCAGGAATATAAAAACATGGCTCATAAATACAAACGCAACTTTGGTCGTGAAGAGCGGGAGCAACGAAAGCTATTATTTGATGAAGCCCATAAGATCCTGAAAGAGATTGGCAAAACAGAACAATATATCATTGAAGATATCACTAATAAGGCTCAGGTTATCACAGCTACCCTGGTAGGAGCTAATCATTATACAATTGCTGATATGAAGTTTCATACAGCTATTATCGATGAAGCCGGACAAGCACTGGAACCTGCCTGCTGGATACCTATTCTGAAAGCCCAGAAGGTTATTCTGGCAGGAGATCATTGTCAGCTGCCTCCTACCATTAAATCAATTGAAGCAGCTCAACGTGGATTCAATCATACTCTTCTCGAAAAATGTGTGGCCCTGCATCCGGAAGCTGTAAGTCTGCTTACAGAACAATACCGTATGCATGAACACATTATGGGATATTCTTCCCGTGTGTTTTATCAGAACAGACTACAGGCTCATAGTTCAGTAGCCAATCATCTGTTGCATACCACAGACAAGCCAGTAGCTTTTATTGATACAGCAGGATGCGGATTTGATGAGAAACTTGATGGTACCAGCACAACCAACCCGGAAGAAGCCTCTCTGTTGATCAAACACCTGACCCAACTTGTTACGGAGCTCCAGAGTCATTATACACTCGATACATTTCCATCTATTGCCATTATTTCTCCCTATAAGCAGCAAGTCAATATCATTAAAGATTTACTGGATCATTCTCCTGACCTGGAACCCTATATGCCCCGTATTGCAGTCAATACAGTGGATAGTTTTCAGGGACAGGAACGAGACATTGTGTACATCAGTATGACTCGTAGTAATGAAAAGGGAGAAATCGGCTTCTTATCAGATATTCGCCGGATGAACGTAGCCATGACACGAGCACGTAAAAAACTGATTGTGATTGGCGATAGTGCTACACTGGCTCAGTTTCCGTTTTATGGTGACTTTATTTCCTATGCTGAAGGCATTGATGCCTATCAAAGTGCATGGGAATTTGTATAA
- the efp gene encoding elongation factor P: MAQISDISRGTFIRYNNELVQVVEYEHRTPGNLRAFYQVKMRNVRTGKLVENRFRPSEECEIVRVETRDYQYLYRDGENLVFMDNETYDQIYVPEATVGDNADLLKESMVVKISMDADTPVSVELPTSIEVEVTYTEPGIQGDTATKTLKPATIETGAIVSVPLFVNIGDKIKVDTRTREYMSRVK, from the coding sequence ATGGCACAAATATCTGATATTTCCAGAGGTACATTTATCCGTTATAATAATGAGTTAGTGCAGGTGGTAGAATATGAACACCGTACACCGGGCAACCTGCGGGCTTTTTATCAGGTAAAAATGCGGAATGTGCGTACTGGAAAACTAGTTGAAAACCGTTTCCGCCCAAGTGAGGAGTGCGAAATTGTTCGTGTAGAAACCCGTGATTATCAATATCTATATCGTGATGGTGAAAATCTGGTATTTATGGATAACGAAACATACGATCAGATTTACGTTCCTGAAGCTACCGTAGGTGACAATGCAGATTTATTAAAAGAGAGTATGGTGGTAAAAATCAGTATGGATGCTGATACACCTGTATCTGTAGAATTACCGACCAGCATTGAAGTAGAAGTAACCTATACCGAACCAGGTATTCAAGGGGATACAGCTACCAAAACACTGAAGCCTGCTACCATTGAAACAGGTGCTATCGTATCTGTGCCTTTGTTTGTAAACATTGGTGATAAAATCAAAGTTGACACTCGGACACGTGAATATATGTCACGTGTAAAGTAA
- a CDS encoding TIGR00730 family Rossman fold protein produces MSEATSKPPVSNPTPVKEEKIFLEGPRSRWEELIFSFKVLLEFIRGFRVLHFVGPCVAVFGSARVAEGSPYYALARRMGAEVSKLGFTIMTGGGPGIMQAANRGAKDVGGFSIGCNIILPKEQQPNPYLDRWFECRYFFVRKVLMFKYSQAFVIMPGGIGTMDEFFEALTLIQTRKILDFPVVVMGKDYWQPVHQMMETMLASHMIDAADLNLMLFTDSVEEAVAHIQKHALEKYQTKRRMTFKRFRILGEK; encoded by the coding sequence ATGTCTGAAGCTACAAGCAAGCCGCCTGTTAGTAATCCTACTCCTGTAAAAGAAGAAAAAATATTTCTGGAAGGTCCCCGTTCCCGATGGGAAGAGTTGATCTTCTCATTTAAAGTTCTGCTGGAATTTATCCGGGGTTTTCGAGTCCTGCATTTTGTTGGGCCTTGTGTGGCTGTTTTTGGTTCGGCACGTGTAGCTGAGGGATCACCTTATTATGCTCTGGCACGTCGGATGGGAGCTGAGGTCAGCAAGCTGGGATTTACCATAATGACAGGTGGTGGACCCGGTATTATGCAGGCAGCAAACCGGGGTGCTAAAGATGTAGGTGGTTTTTCTATTGGCTGTAATATCATTTTACCTAAAGAGCAACAACCCAATCCGTACCTGGACCGATGGTTTGAGTGTAGATATTTCTTTGTACGTAAGGTGTTAATGTTTAAATATTCTCAGGCATTTGTAATTATGCCGGGAGGTATTGGTACTATGGATGAGTTTTTTGAAGCCTTGACGTTGATTCAGACCCGAAAAATTCTGGATTTTCCTGTTGTGGTGATGGGAAAGGATTACTGGCAACCTGTACACCAGATGATGGAAACTATGCTGGCTTCCCATATGATTGATGCTGCTGATCTAAACCTGATGCTGTTTACAGATTCTGTAGAAGAAGCGGTTGCTCACATTCAAAAACATGCATTGGAGAAATACCAGACCAAACGTCGGATGACATTCAAACGCTTCCGGATATTAGGCGAAAAGTAA
- a CDS encoding DKNYY domain-containing protein, protein MFRTFFRVLKFFLFPLSLLSLFRCGSGYKEKDGKVTYNGKEIDTSTMHGFVVLNDAFAKDSVQGYFREREISDSDGPTFQALDENYAKDKKNVFYCTKTRDSQTYFTTSSIYIQRLSSADPVSFAVLEYGYAKDKKRAYYEGKPFDITDPDSFSALNSNFSKDRIHAYYRCNPVAKSNGESFEVLDYDFAKDKNHIYYYGVHDEGEYDIHILDCDMASFTRIEQWYSKDKISAFYKTERIIGSDPGSFQKLNSEFSKDKSTVYYQTKPIKGADASTFHLLDDYYAKDTTAIFWTNILLQGADPSHFQILELGYATDGKKVFYNGKIIKGVDAASFKAYPHGVGDADAEDKHNKFYEGQIVKPE, encoded by the coding sequence ATGTTCCGCACATTTTTCCGGGTACTAAAGTTTTTCCTGTTTCCCCTATCCCTATTATCACTATTCCGATGTGGGTCTGGCTACAAAGAGAAAGATGGAAAGGTGACATACAATGGCAAAGAGATTGATACTTCAACCATGCATGGCTTTGTGGTATTGAATGATGCATTTGCCAAAGACTCTGTTCAGGGATATTTCAGAGAAAGAGAAATCTCTGACAGTGACGGTCCTACATTTCAGGCATTAGATGAAAATTATGCCAAAGACAAGAAAAATGTTTTTTATTGCACCAAAACACGTGATAGTCAAACATACTTCACAACCAGTTCTATTTATATTCAACGTCTCTCATCAGCAGACCCAGTCAGTTTTGCTGTTCTGGAATATGGGTATGCTAAAGACAAGAAACGAGCTTATTATGAAGGCAAACCCTTTGATATAACAGATCCAGATTCTTTCTCTGCACTAAACAGCAATTTCTCCAAAGATCGCATACATGCCTATTATCGTTGTAATCCGGTTGCAAAAAGTAATGGAGAAAGCTTTGAAGTTCTTGATTATGATTTTGCCAAAGACAAAAATCATATTTATTACTATGGTGTACATGATGAAGGAGAGTATGACATACACATACTGGATTGTGATATGGCATCTTTTACCCGAATTGAACAATGGTATTCCAAAGATAAAATCTCTGCTTTTTACAAAACAGAACGTATTATAGGTTCTGATCCCGGTAGCTTTCAGAAACTAAACAGTGAATTTTCCAAAGACAAGTCTACAGTTTATTACCAGACAAAACCCATCAAGGGAGCAGATGCTTCAACGTTTCATTTGCTGGATGATTATTATGCCAAAGATACTACAGCTATATTCTGGACAAATATACTACTTCAAGGAGCAGATCCCTCCCATTTTCAGATTTTAGAACTCGGATATGCAACAGATGGAAAGAAAGTATTTTATAATGGTAAGATTATCAAAGGGGTGGATGCAGCCAGCTTTAAAGCCTATCCACACGGTGTAGGAGACGCAGATGCCGAAGACAAACACAATAAGTTCTATGAAGGTCAGATTGTGAAACCTGAATAA
- a CDS encoding GlsB/YeaQ/YmgE family stress response membrane protein — protein MSIFAWIILGLIAGALAKLIMPGNQSNNWLLTIVLGVAGAILGGFVSTLLGWGGINGFTLQSIFLSICGSLLLLWIASSGSTHRRYHHRRYRRYRY, from the coding sequence ATGAGCATATTTGCATGGATTATTCTGGGGCTCATAGCTGGCGCGTTAGCAAAGCTTATTATGCCCGGAAACCAATCAAATAATTGGTTGTTGACGATTGTATTAGGTGTCGCGGGTGCTATACTTGGCGGATTTGTAAGTACACTACTGGGATGGGGCGGTATTAATGGATTTACATTACAAAGCATATTCCTTTCTATCTGTGGTTCATTGCTACTTCTTTGGATAGCTTCTTCAGGCTCCACGCATAGAAGGTATCATCACCGAAGGTATCGTCGTTATAGATACTAA
- a CDS encoding YjjG family noncanonical pyrimidine nucleotidase, producing the protein MRYKHLFFDLDDTLWDSKRNSTEALHEIFIQHALQSALGITEDAFIEQFHQVNYALWDQYSAGEINQQQLRQRRFPLVFEGLGITQLPDTEAMQTDYLAICPRKPHLMPYTKDLLNHLKGRYELHIITNGFMDVQSIKMECSGISHYFEEVVTAERAGCQKPNRQIFDFARQLVNANDPDCLMIGDNLLADVGGAKNAEMDHVFYNHGRVSHQYSPTYEVHCHQDLMQLL; encoded by the coding sequence ACATCTTTTCTTTGACCTGGATGATACATTGTGGGATTCTAAGCGCAACTCTACGGAAGCATTGCATGAGATCTTTATTCAGCATGCCTTGCAATCGGCCTTAGGAATTACAGAAGATGCATTCATTGAACAATTTCATCAGGTAAATTATGCACTCTGGGATCAGTACAGTGCCGGAGAAATAAATCAGCAACAACTTCGGCAAAGACGCTTTCCGCTAGTATTTGAAGGACTTGGTATTACTCAGTTGCCTGATACAGAAGCTATGCAAACAGATTATCTGGCTATTTGTCCCCGCAAGCCACATCTTATGCCGTATACAAAAGATCTACTGAATCATCTGAAAGGCAGATATGAATTGCATATCATCACCAACGGTTTCATGGATGTTCAATCGATAAAGATGGAATGTTCTGGCATTTCTCATTATTTTGAAGAAGTAGTAACCGCCGAACGGGCAGGCTGCCAAAAGCCTAATCGTCAGATCTTTGACTTTGCCCGTCAGTTGGTGAATGCCAATGATCCCGATTGCCTGATGATTGGAGATAATTTACTGGCGGATGTAGGAGGAGCCAAAAATGCAGAGATGGACCATGTATTTTATAATCATGGCCGGGTGTCACATCAATATTCCCCAACCTATGAAGTACACTGCCATCAGGATCTGATGCAACTATTGTAA